From Pseudomonas vanderleydeniana, the proteins below share one genomic window:
- a CDS encoding molybdopterin-synthase adenylyltransferase MoeB — protein sequence MLNDQELLRYSRQILLRQVDIDGQLRLKDSRVLIVGLGGLGAPVALYLAAAGVGELHLVDFDSVDLTNLQRQIIHDTDSVGSGKVDSALRRLTALNPEVRLVAHRQALDEDSLGAVIAGVDLVLDCCDNFSTREAVNAACVAAGKPLVSGAAIRLEGQLSVFDPRRADSPCYHCLYGHGSEAELTCSEAGVVGPLVGLVGSLQALEALKLLAGFGEPLVGRLLLVDALGTKFRELRVKRDPQCAVCGGRHE from the coding sequence GTGCTGAACGACCAGGAACTGTTGCGCTATAGCCGGCAGATCCTGTTGCGGCAGGTCGATATCGACGGCCAGTTGCGCCTGAAAGACAGCCGGGTACTGATCGTCGGCCTCGGTGGTCTCGGAGCTCCGGTGGCCCTGTACCTGGCCGCTGCCGGGGTGGGGGAGTTGCACCTGGTGGATTTCGACAGCGTCGACCTGACCAACCTGCAGCGCCAGATCATCCACGACACCGACAGCGTCGGTTCGGGCAAGGTCGATTCGGCGTTGCGCCGGCTGACCGCGCTCAATCCGGAGGTGCGCCTGGTCGCCCATCGCCAGGCCCTGGATGAAGACAGCCTGGGTGCGGTCATTGCCGGCGTCGACCTGGTGCTCGATTGCTGCGACAACTTTTCCACCCGTGAGGCGGTCAACGCGGCCTGTGTGGCTGCCGGCAAGCCGCTGGTCAGCGGCGCGGCGATTCGCCTGGAGGGCCAACTGTCGGTCTTCGACCCACGCCGGGCCGACAGCCCGTGCTATCACTGCCTGTACGGTCACGGCAGCGAGGCCGAGCTGACCTGCAGCGAGGCCGGGGTGGTGGGGCCGCTGGTGGGGCTGGTCGGCAGCCTGCAAGCCCTGGAGGCCCTGAAACTGCTTGCCGGTTTTGGCGAGCCGCTGGTTGGTCGGCTGTTGCTGGTCGATGCGTTGGGCACGAAGTTTCGTGAGCTGCGGGTCAAGCGTGACCCGCAGTGCGCCGTCTGTGGCGGCCGCCATGAGTGA
- a CDS encoding acyloxyacyl hydrolase → MKSLLCLAALTATTLLYGVTAHAAGVEFSVGQTGKSTQTYRLGLQSDWDRSWLQSDVGRLTGYWSGAYTYWDGDKASSNHSLSFSPVFVYEFSGESVKPYIEAGIGVALFAHTEVEDNKLGSAFQFEDRIGFGLRFAGGHELGVRVTHYSNAGIRTPNDGIESYALHYTLPL, encoded by the coding sequence ATGAAGAGCTTGCTCTGCCTGGCCGCATTGACGGCCACCACCCTGTTGTACGGCGTGACGGCCCACGCGGCCGGTGTCGAGTTTTCGGTCGGTCAGACCGGCAAGTCGACCCAGACCTACCGCCTGGGGCTGCAATCGGATTGGGATAGGAGCTGGTTGCAAAGCGATGTCGGCCGCCTGACCGGCTACTGGAGCGGCGCCTACACCTACTGGGACGGTGACAAGGCGTCGAGCAATCACAGCCTGTCCTTCTCGCCGGTGTTCGTGTACGAGTTTTCCGGGGAATCGGTCAAACCCTACATCGAGGCGGGGATTGGCGTGGCGCTGTTCGCCCACACGGAAGTCGAGGACAACAAGCTGGGTTCGGCCTTCCAGTTCGAGGACCGTATCGGCTTCGGCCTGCGTTTCGCCGGTGGGCATGAGCTGGGCGTTCGCGTCACCCACTATTCGAATGCCGGCATCCGTACCCCGAACGACGGCATCGAAAGCTACGCCCTGCATTACACCCTGCCGCTCTAG
- the hemA gene encoding glutamyl-tRNA reductase, with amino-acid sequence MAFLALGINHKTASVDVRERVAFTPEQLVEALQQLCRLTDSREAAILSTCNRSELYIEQDHLAADTVLRWLADYHHLSLEELRASAYVHEDDAAVRHMMRVASGLDSLVLGEPQILGQMKSAYAVAREAGTVGPLLGRLFQATFSAAKQVRTDTAIGENPVSVAFAAVSLAKQIFSDLQRSSALLIGAGETITLVARHLHEQGVKRIVVANRTLERAKILAEEFGAHAVLLADIPQELVHSDIVISSTASQLPILGKGAVESALKLRKHKPIFMVDIAVPRDIEPEVGELDDVYLYTVDDLHEVVAENLKSRQGAAQAAEELVSNGVDDFMARLRELAAVDVLRAYRQQSERLRDEELQKAQRLLANGNSAEEVLMQLARGLTNKLMHAPSVQLKKLSAEGRLDALAMAQELFALREGSSDSFSDKKPQ; translated from the coding sequence ATGGCCTTCCTCGCACTCGGCATCAACCACAAGACGGCCTCCGTAGACGTGCGCGAGCGCGTGGCGTTCACCCCCGAGCAGTTGGTGGAGGCGCTGCAGCAGCTCTGCCGCCTGACCGACAGCCGGGAAGCCGCCATCCTCTCCACCTGCAATCGCAGCGAACTGTATATAGAACAGGATCACCTGGCGGCGGACACGGTCCTGCGCTGGCTGGCCGATTATCACCACCTGAGCCTGGAGGAACTGCGCGCCAGTGCCTATGTGCACGAGGATGATGCGGCTGTTCGTCACATGATGCGCGTTGCCTCCGGGCTCGACTCGCTGGTGCTCGGCGAACCGCAGATTCTCGGCCAGATGAAGTCGGCCTATGCGGTGGCGCGGGAAGCCGGTACCGTCGGCCCGCTGCTCGGGCGGCTGTTCCAGGCGACCTTCAGTGCCGCCAAGCAGGTGCGCACCGATACCGCCATCGGCGAGAACCCGGTGTCGGTGGCGTTTGCCGCCGTCAGCCTGGCGAAACAGATTTTCAGTGACCTGCAGCGCAGCAGCGCGTTGCTGATCGGTGCCGGCGAGACCATCACCCTGGTCGCCCGCCACCTGCACGAGCAGGGCGTGAAGCGGATCGTGGTCGCCAACCGGACCCTGGAGCGGGCCAAGATCCTGGCCGAGGAGTTCGGTGCCCACGCGGTGCTGCTGGCCGATATTCCCCAGGAACTGGTGCACAGTGACATCGTGATCAGCTCGACGGCCAGCCAGTTGCCGATTCTCGGCAAGGGCGCCGTGGAAAGTGCGCTGAAGCTGCGCAAGCACAAGCCGATCTTCATGGTCGATATCGCGGTTCCCCGGGATATCGAGCCGGAAGTCGGCGAGTTGGACGACGTTTACCTCTATACCGTCGACGATCTCCATGAAGTGGTCGCCGAGAACCTCAAGAGCCGCCAGGGCGCCGCGCAGGCGGCCGAGGAACTGGTGAGCAACGGCGTCGACGATTTCATGGCGCGTCTGCGCGAACTGGCCGCCGTGGATGTACTGCGCGCCTACCGTCAGCAGAGCGAACGCCTGCGTGACGAAGAATTGCAAAAGGCCCAGCGCCTGCTGGCCAACGGCAACAGCGCCGAAGAGGTGTTGATGCAACTGGCCCGCGGCCTGACCAACAAGTTGATGCATGCGCCCAGTGTGCAACTGAAGAAGTTGTCCGCCGAAGGCCGTCTCGATGCGCTGGCCATGGCGCAGGAACTCTTTGCCCTCCGTGAGGGCTCATCGGATAGCTTTTCGGATAAAAAACCGCAATGA
- a CDS encoding SAM-dependent methyltransferase codes for MRSSSLVTRNNLWSANRLSTRLLRRGVQRQLSALRHGQLLVVEDGERQLFGQPGSGLLGEIHVQDPAAWGLVAGNGSIGAGEAFIHGYWTSPDLTAVIRVFVSNLDVLDAMEGGLASLGRPFVQALHWLNRNTRKGSRKNIEAHYDLGNDLFEQFLDPTMMYSAAQFLSPEDSLEQAQLNKLERICQKLALTPDDHLLEIGTGWGSMAIHAAQHYGCKVTTTTLSREQLAYTRQRVEALGLQDRITLLLEDYRDLTGQYDKLVSIEMIEAVGHRFLPGYFQQCARLLKNDGLMLLQSITIREQRYEQARNSVDFIQRYIFPGGALPSVHKLLEVVGQHSDMNLLHMEDFGLHYARTLRLWHENFQRAHGRLAELGYDEHFLRLWEFYLCYCEGGFLERALGTAQLLLAKPAARPQPLLGRFEG; via the coding sequence ATGAGAAGCTCTAGCCTGGTGACCCGAAACAACCTGTGGAGCGCCAACCGCTTGAGCACCCGCTTGCTGCGCCGCGGCGTACAACGCCAGTTGAGTGCACTGCGGCACGGCCAGTTGCTGGTGGTCGAGGATGGCGAACGCCAGCTGTTCGGCCAGCCGGGCAGCGGGCTGCTGGGAGAAATACATGTCCAGGATCCGGCAGCCTGGGGCCTGGTTGCCGGCAACGGTTCGATCGGGGCCGGCGAGGCCTTCATCCATGGCTACTGGACCAGCCCGGACCTGACGGCGGTGATCCGCGTGTTCGTCAGCAACCTCGACGTGCTCGACGCCATGGAGGGTGGCCTGGCCAGCCTCGGCCGGCCTTTCGTCCAGGCACTGCACTGGCTCAATCGCAACACCCGCAAGGGCTCGCGCAAGAACATCGAGGCCCATTACGACCTGGGCAACGACCTGTTCGAGCAGTTCCTCGATCCGACCATGATGTATTCGGCGGCACAGTTCCTCAGCCCCGAGGACAGCCTGGAACAGGCCCAGTTGAACAAGCTGGAGCGTATCTGCCAGAAGTTGGCGCTGACACCGGATGATCACCTGCTGGAAATCGGCACCGGTTGGGGCAGCATGGCGATCCATGCCGCCCAGCACTATGGCTGCAAGGTGACCACCACCACGCTGTCGCGCGAACAGCTGGCCTATACCCGGCAACGCGTCGAGGCCCTGGGCCTGCAGGATCGCATCACCCTGCTGCTGGAAGACTACCGCGACCTCACCGGCCAGTACGACAAGCTGGTCTCCATCGAAATGATCGAGGCCGTGGGTCATCGTTTCCTGCCCGGCTACTTCCAGCAATGCGCACGGCTGCTCAAGAACGACGGGCTGATGCTGCTGCAGAGCATCACCATCCGTGAACAGCGTTATGAACAGGCCAGGAACAGTGTCGACTTCATCCAGCGCTACATCTTTCCTGGTGGAGCGCTGCCCAGCGTACACAAGTTGCTCGAAGTGGTCGGCCAGCACAGCGACATGAACCTGCTGCACATGGAGGACTTCGGCCTGCACTACGCGCGCACCCTGCGCCTGTGGCACGAGAACTTCCAGCGCGCCCATGGCCGCCTGGCCGAGTTGGGCTACGACGAACATTTCCTGCGCCTGTGGGAGTTCTACCTGTGCTACTGCGAAGGCGGGTTCCTCGAGCGCGCCCTGGGTACCGCGCAACTGCTGCTGGCCAAGCCGGCGGCAAGGCCGCAGCCGTTGCTCGGGCGCTTCGAGGGCTGA
- a CDS encoding SDR family NAD(P)-dependent oxidoreductase has protein sequence MSTKLPRRIWLTGASSGIGAAMADVLLKEGVQLAVSARNEQALEELGARYPGQVLSVPGDLTDSQQVREIGERINQAWGALDSVILNAGTCEYVDAREFDASVIERVVRTNLLASSYCIETALPLLRAGTRPHLVGIASAVTFLPLPRAEAYGASKAGMRYLFESLRIDLAHEGIDVTLVSPGFVDTPLTRKNDFPMPLSWPADKAAEHICGRLPKRPLEIAFPALFMAGLWPLSRLPKRLQLAVGKLMARDGSQTEDRS, from the coding sequence ATGAGCACGAAGCTCCCACGCCGCATCTGGCTGACCGGCGCCAGCAGCGGTATCGGTGCCGCCATGGCCGATGTACTGCTCAAGGAGGGCGTGCAACTGGCAGTCAGCGCACGCAATGAACAAGCCCTGGAAGAGCTCGGTGCACGTTATCCGGGCCAGGTGCTGTCGGTCCCCGGCGACCTGACCGACAGCCAGCAGGTACGCGAGATCGGTGAGCGCATCAACCAGGCCTGGGGCGCGCTCGACAGCGTGATCCTCAATGCCGGTACCTGTGAATACGTCGATGCCCGGGAGTTCGATGCCTCGGTGATCGAGCGGGTGGTCCGCACCAACCTGCTCGCCAGCAGCTACTGCATCGAGACCGCTCTGCCGCTGCTACGGGCCGGCACCCGGCCGCACCTGGTCGGTATCGCCAGCGCCGTGACCTTCCTGCCGCTGCCCCGCGCCGAAGCCTATGGCGCCTCAAAGGCCGGTATGCGCTACCTGTTCGAATCGTTGCGCATCGACCTCGCCCACGAAGGTATCGACGTCACCCTGGTCAGCCCCGGTTTCGTCGACACCCCGCTGACCCGCAAGAACGACTTTCCCATGCCCCTCAGCTGGCCCGCCGACAAGGCCGCCGAGCACATCTGCGGGCGGCTGCCCAAGCGGCCCCTGGAGATTGCCTTTCCGGCACTGTTCATGGCCGGACTCTGGCCCCTGTCACGCCTGCCCAAGCGCCTGCAGCTGGCGGTCGGCAAGCTCATGGCACGCGATGGCTCGCAAACGGAAGACCGCTCATGA
- the prmC gene encoding peptide chain release factor N(5)-glutamine methyltransferase, with amino-acid sequence MTIIASLLRAAELPDSPTARLDAELLLAAALGKSRSYLHTWPEKIVSSEDAQTFGDFLQRRREGEPVAYILGQQGFWKLDLEVAPHTLIPRPDTELLVEAALELLPASPAKVLDLGTGTGAIALALASERPAWQVTAVDRVPEAVALAERNRERLGLDNATVLQSHWFSALQGRRFQLIISNPPYIAAADPHLVEGDVRFEPASALVAGADGLDDLRTIIAEAPAHLEVDGWLLLEHGYDQAEAVCGLLAAQGFSEVHSRTDLGGHQRISLGRLSC; translated from the coding sequence ATGACTATTATTGCCAGCCTGCTGCGCGCCGCCGAACTGCCTGATTCTCCAACGGCGCGCCTGGACGCCGAGTTGCTGTTGGCGGCTGCCCTGGGCAAGTCCCGCAGCTACCTGCACACCTGGCCGGAAAAGATCGTCAGCAGCGAAGACGCGCAGACCTTCGGCGATTTCCTGCAGCGCCGCCGTGAAGGTGAACCGGTGGCCTACATCCTGGGCCAGCAGGGCTTCTGGAAACTCGACCTGGAAGTCGCGCCACATACCCTGATTCCACGCCCGGATACCGAACTGCTGGTAGAGGCTGCGCTGGAGTTGCTGCCGGCGTCCCCGGCGAAGGTGCTCGACCTCGGTACCGGCACCGGCGCGATTGCCCTGGCCCTGGCCAGCGAGCGTCCGGCCTGGCAGGTCACGGCGGTCGATCGCGTGCCGGAAGCGGTGGCCCTGGCCGAACGCAACCGCGAGCGCCTGGGCCTGGACAACGCCACGGTCTTGCAGAGTCACTGGTTCAGTGCCCTGCAAGGCCGGCGTTTTCAACTGATCATCAGTAACCCGCCCTACATCGCCGCCGCCGATCCGCATCTGGTCGAGGGTGATGTTCGTTTCGAGCCGGCCAGTGCGCTTGTTGCCGGTGCCGATGGCCTGGATGACCTGCGTACGATCATCGCCGAAGCTCCCGCGCACCTTGAGGTCGATGGCTGGTTGCTGCTCGAGCACGGCTATGACCAGGCTGAAGCGGTATGTGGCCTGCTGGCGGCGCAAGGGTTCAGCGAAGTGCACAGCCGTACCGACCTGGGCGGCCACCAGCGTATCAGCCTGGGGCGGCTATCGTGCTGA
- a CDS encoding DUF1365 domain-containing protein, with translation MNSALYSGWISHRRFAPRRHEFRYRIGLLYLDLAEQASVLGLSPLAGRSRFAPFAWRETDHLRAFTRQGMPLIDAVRQQVALALGQAPQGPVRLLTQPRSWGLSFNPVSFFYCFDSDDRLAAILCEVTNTPWGERYHYVLAASGEGHQHVTAAKSFHVSPFLPRDLQYRMSFSQPTERLGVHMADWQGELKLFDATLDLRREALGRASLHRYLWRFPWMSAKTCLSIYWQALRLLLKRTPIFSHQAADGAFSIATAQPEEQRHEKL, from the coding sequence GTGAACAGCGCCCTTTACAGCGGCTGGATCAGCCATCGGCGCTTTGCCCCCAGGCGCCATGAATTCCGCTATCGGATCGGCCTGCTCTACCTGGACCTCGCCGAGCAGGCCAGTGTCCTTGGCCTTTCGCCCCTGGCCGGCCGCAGTCGCTTCGCCCCCTTTGCCTGGCGCGAGACCGACCATCTGCGTGCCTTCACCCGCCAGGGCATGCCGTTGATCGACGCGGTGCGCCAGCAGGTCGCCCTCGCCCTGGGACAGGCGCCACAGGGCCCCGTGCGCCTACTGACGCAACCGCGCAGTTGGGGGCTGTCGTTCAACCCGGTGAGTTTCTTCTACTGCTTCGACAGCGACGACCGCCTCGCGGCGATACTCTGCGAAGTCACCAATACCCCCTGGGGCGAACGCTACCACTACGTACTCGCGGCCAGCGGCGAAGGCCACCAGCATGTCACGGCGGCCAAGTCGTTTCATGTCTCGCCATTCCTGCCCCGCGACCTGCAATACCGCATGAGCTTCAGCCAGCCCACTGAACGGCTCGGCGTGCACATGGCCGACTGGCAGGGCGAACTGAAGCTGTTCGACGCCACCCTCGACCTGCGGCGCGAAGCCCTCGGTCGCGCCAGCCTGCATCGCTACCTGTGGCGCTTCCCCTGGATGAGTGCCAAGACCTGTCTGTCGATCTACTGGCAGGCCTTGCGCCTGCTGCTCAAGCGCACGCCGATTTTCTCCCACCAGGCTGCCGATGGCGCCTTCAGCATTGCCACCGCACAACCCGAGGAACAACGTCATGAGAAGCTCTAG
- the prfA gene encoding peptide chain release factor 1, with amino-acid sequence MKASLLKKLDVLQDRFEELTALLGDGEVISDQAKFRAYSKEYAEVEPIVAAYQQVLKVQSDLEGAQALLKDSDPDLREMAVEETREAKEQLVELESTLQRMLLPKDPNDGRNVFLEIRAGTGGDEAAIFSGDLFRMYSRYAEKRGWRVEILSESEGEHGGYKEVIARVEGENVYGKLKFESGAHRVQRVPATESQGRIHTSACTVAVLPEPDEQEAIEINPADLRIDTYRSSGAGGQHVNKTDSAIRITHIPSGIVVECQEERSQHKNRARAMAWLSAKLNDQQASAAANAIASERKLLVGSGDRSERIRTYNFPQGRVTDHRVNLTLYSLDEIMAGGVEAVIEPLLAEYQADQLAALGD; translated from the coding sequence ATGAAAGCGTCACTGCTCAAAAAGTTGGACGTCCTCCAGGACCGTTTCGAGGAACTGACCGCCTTGCTTGGCGATGGCGAAGTCATTTCCGACCAGGCCAAGTTCCGTGCCTACTCCAAGGAGTATGCAGAGGTCGAGCCGATCGTCGCCGCCTACCAGCAGGTGCTGAAGGTGCAGTCGGATCTCGAGGGGGCCCAGGCACTGCTCAAGGACAGTGATCCGGACCTGCGCGAGATGGCGGTCGAGGAAACCCGCGAGGCCAAGGAACAACTGGTCGAGCTGGAGTCGACCCTGCAACGCATGCTGCTGCCCAAGGACCCTAACGACGGGCGCAACGTGTTCCTCGAAATCCGTGCCGGTACCGGTGGTGACGAGGCGGCGATCTTCTCCGGCGACCTGTTCCGCATGTACTCGCGGTATGCCGAGAAACGTGGCTGGCGGGTGGAGATCCTCTCGGAAAGCGAGGGCGAGCATGGTGGCTACAAGGAGGTCATCGCCCGCGTCGAGGGCGAGAACGTCTATGGCAAGCTGAAGTTCGAGTCGGGTGCCCACCGCGTGCAGCGGGTACCGGCCACCGAATCCCAGGGCCGTATCCACACCTCGGCCTGCACCGTGGCGGTGCTGCCCGAGCCGGACGAACAGGAAGCCATCGAGATCAACCCGGCGGACCTGCGCATCGACACCTACCGTTCCTCGGGGGCGGGCGGTCAGCACGTGAACAAGACCGACTCGGCGATCCGCATCACCCACATTCCGTCGGGGATCGTGGTCGAGTGCCAGGAAGAGCGTTCCCAGCACAAGAACCGGGCGCGGGCCATGGCCTGGCTGTCGGCCAAGCTCAACGACCAGCAGGCCAGCGCCGCCGCCAACGCGATTGCCAGCGAGCGCAAGCTGCTGGTGGGCTCCGGCGACCGTTCCGAACGCATCCGTACCTACAACTTCCCGCAGGGCCGGGTCACCGACCATCGTGTCAACCTGACCCTGTACTCCCTGGACGAAATCATGGCCGGTGGCGTCGAGGCGGTGATCGAACCGCTGCTGGCCGAATACCAGGCCGACCAACTGGCGGCACTGGGTGACTGA
- the murI gene encoding glutamate racemase, translated as MSEAPIGVFDSGVGGLSVLNEIHALLPRESLLYVADCGHIPYGEKSPEYIRQRCQVIAGFLREQGAKALVIACNTATVAGVADLRQLYPDWPLVGMEPAVKPAAAATRSGVVGVLATTGTLQSAKFAALLDRFANDVRVVTQPCPGLVEMIEDGDLHSQALRQLLASYVEPLLAAGCDTIILGCTHYPFLKPLLLEMIPASISLIDTGAAVARQLQRLLQARDLLSAGPARGARFWTSADPLHLGNILPLLWNKPSSVDSFRR; from the coding sequence ATGAGTGAAGCGCCGATCGGGGTGTTCGACTCGGGTGTCGGCGGCCTGTCGGTGCTCAACGAGATTCATGCCCTGTTGCCCCGTGAGTCGCTGCTGTATGTCGCCGACTGTGGGCACATCCCCTACGGCGAAAAAAGTCCGGAATACATTCGCCAGCGTTGCCAGGTGATTGCCGGCTTCCTGCGCGAGCAGGGCGCCAAGGCGCTGGTGATCGCCTGCAATACCGCCACTGTCGCCGGTGTCGCCGACTTGCGCCAGCTTTATCCGGACTGGCCGCTGGTCGGTATGGAACCGGCGGTCAAGCCGGCTGCCGCCGCCACCCGCAGCGGCGTGGTCGGGGTGCTGGCGACCACCGGCACGTTGCAGAGCGCCAAGTTCGCCGCCTTGCTCGATCGTTTCGCCAACGATGTCCGGGTGGTCACCCAGCCCTGTCCCGGCCTGGTGGAGATGATCGAGGACGGTGACCTGCACAGCCAGGCCCTGCGCCAGTTGCTGGCCAGCTACGTCGAGCCGCTGCTGGCGGCCGGTTGTGACACGATCATTCTCGGCTGCACCCACTATCCCTTCCTCAAGCCGTTGCTGCTGGAAATGATTCCGGCCTCTATCAGCCTGATCGACACGGGGGCCGCAGTGGCCCGCCAGCTCCAGCGCCTGCTGCAGGCCCGCGACCTGCTGTCCGCGGGCCCGGCCCGCGGGGCAAGGTTCTGGACCAGTGCCGATCCCCTTCACCTTGGAAACATCCTGCCCCTGCTATGGAATAAGCCGAGCAGCGTAGATAGCTTTCGGCGCTAG
- a CDS encoding NAD(P)/FAD-dependent oxidoreductase: protein MNIALIGSGISGLTCAYLLKRQHSITLFEAADWIGGHTHTVDVSVAGQQHAIDTGFIVFNDWTYPNFIRLLDQLGVGHKPTEMSFSVHDPASGLEYNGNSLDSLFAQRSNLLSPGFWGMLRDILRFNRRAIADLEQQRIAADTTLGAYLREGRYGERFIQHYIVPMGAAIWSMSLADMLGFPLQFFVRFFKNHGLLSVNDRPQWRVIEGGSSAYVTPLTAGFRQNIRLNCPVSRVERDEQGVVIHSAAGSERFDKVVFACHSDQALGLLAEPSDAERQILGALPYADNEVVLHTDTRLLPDRRLAWASWNYRLGGQRQAAVTYNMNILQGITSDNTFCVSLNQTADIDPGKILARYTYAHPQYDLAAIAAQQRWEELHGKRHTYYCGAYWANGFHEDGVNSALRVAEAFGERL, encoded by the coding sequence ATGAACATCGCCCTGATCGGCAGTGGCATCTCCGGGCTGACCTGCGCCTACCTGCTCAAGCGGCAGCATTCGATCACCCTGTTCGAGGCCGCCGACTGGATCGGTGGCCACACCCACACGGTCGATGTCAGCGTCGCCGGCCAGCAGCATGCGATCGACACCGGCTTCATCGTCTTCAACGACTGGACCTACCCGAACTTCATCCGCCTGCTCGACCAGCTCGGGGTCGGCCACAAGCCCACCGAGATGAGTTTTTCGGTGCATGACCCGGCCAGCGGCCTGGAATACAACGGCAACAGCCTCGACAGCCTGTTCGCCCAGCGCAGCAACCTGCTGTCACCGGGCTTCTGGGGCATGTTGCGCGATATCCTGCGCTTCAATCGCCGGGCCATCGCCGACCTCGAGCAGCAGCGCATCGCCGCCGACACCACCCTGGGCGCCTACCTGCGCGAAGGGCGCTACGGCGAACGCTTCATCCAGCATTACATCGTGCCGATGGGCGCGGCGATCTGGTCGATGTCGCTGGCCGACATGCTGGGCTTTCCCCTGCAGTTCTTCGTCCGGTTCTTCAAGAACCATGGACTGCTGTCGGTCAATGATCGTCCACAGTGGCGGGTGATCGAAGGCGGGTCCAGCGCCTACGTGACACCGCTGACCGCCGGCTTTCGCCAGAACATCCGCCTGAACTGCCCGGTGAGCCGGGTCGAGCGCGATGAACAGGGCGTCGTCATCCACAGCGCCGCCGGCAGCGAACGTTTCGACAAGGTGGTGTTCGCCTGCCACAGCGACCAGGCCCTCGGGCTGCTGGCCGAGCCAAGCGACGCCGAACGACAGATCCTCGGCGCCCTGCCCTACGCCGACAACGAAGTCGTGCTGCACACCGATACCCGCCTGCTGCCGGACCGTCGGCTGGCCTGGGCCAGCTGGAACTATCGCCTCGGCGGCCAACGCCAGGCGGCGGTGACCTACAACATGAACATTCTCCAGGGCATCACCAGCGACAACACCTTCTGCGTCAGCCTCAACCAGACTGCCGATATCGACCCGGGCAAGATCCTGGCCCGCTATACCTATGCCCATCCGCAATACGACCTGGCCGCCATCGCGGCACAACAGCGTTGGGAAGAACTGCATGGCAAGCGCCACACCTACTACTGCGGTGCCTACTGGGCCAACGGCTTTCACGAAGACGGCGTGAACAGCGCCCTGCGGGTCGCCGAAGCCTTCGGGGAACGGCTGTGA